A genomic segment from Spinacia oleracea cultivar Varoflay chromosome 3, BTI_SOV_V1, whole genome shotgun sequence encodes:
- the LOC130470374 gene encoding uncharacterized protein — translation MAPVLRYSRVKMLISKYANLGNLEKLDCETPHIYVKKIEFACNYFATVKNLPELRKNDVMAEMVIHFLPSKNPYIELKNRFRDMHMENGIPNDYKYDTPDGRWRYDLEIMTTIIELAEECFDDGKTVENINLTGLDHDTETQMDEDIDDDVVEIKNPNPIIP, via the exons atggcccccgtacttaggtattctag ggttaagatgttgatttcaaagtacgcaaatctaggaaacctagagaagctagattgtgaaaccccacacatttatgtgaagaagatcgaaTTTGCCTGCAATTATTTTGCTACAGTGAAGAACCTACCTGAACTAAGGAAGAAtgatgttatggcagagatggttattcatttcttaccttccaagaacccatacatagagcttaagaaccgatttcgtgatatgcatatggaaaatggtattcctaatGACTACAAGTATgatactccagatggtagatggagatatgatttggagattatgactacgATTATAGAGCTTGCAGAGGAATGTTTTGATGATGGTAAAACTGTAGAGAACATCAACCTTACAGGATTAGATCATGATACAGAAACTCAAATGGATGAGGAtattgatgatgatgttgttgagattaagaaccctaatcctatcattccttaA